AGATAAAAAGCCATGTGGAAATAAGTACAAAAATAGCTACCGTGACAAATTATGCAATCCATCTACTCACTAAGTTCTTTGTTGCCTATATAAAAATTATAACCTTTACACATTGCATATAGTCCACCAAAACTTTCTGTGCCCCTCCTGTCTTCAGTTTGGCCACCCAGCCACACATAGACCATCTGACTTTCAacacccttctttctctttatgtaAACTCCAAGTCAAAAGCTGGCCAGCCATGGCAAATAAAATGTTTTCTTGAAGCATGTTaagtgtgcacacacacacacacacacacacacacacacacacacacacacacacacacacacacacacacacacacacacacacacacacacacacacacacacacacacacacacacacacacacacacacacacacacacacacacacacacacacacacacacacactaatggtaGGTCTTTTGCTGACCATactttttgtctcttccttcttaatttttatGCTCAAGTACACTATATTAGTTGAAAAGTGCAGACTGGGGATTTCCCATAGGTGGGATGGAGGTGGTGTGATTTGAATACAAAATACTTATGAGAATTGAGATTAATCAAATTTACTGGGACTGAATATGTACCAAATTGTCAGAAACATGTATGGTGTGCCATACTTCTGGTGGCCACACCTGTCAATTGGCTTAATGATGGAGTGAATAAACTCACCAGATTTGTGTAAACATAGAAAGCACTGCCAAATTTCCATGGCTAAATATaattgaatacaataacactactgttgtttttccttaactttttcaTAGTCATTGCATTACTATGAATATgtaccaattttttttcccattgcaTCATCcaccatccatctatctcttctACTGCAAGTTACTTGCCTCAGTGGTGAAATCAGAGTCAATTACAGCAGCTCCCTGATGAGAGGGTACTATACAATGTGAGATGAAGGCATAGATAAAAATAATCTACTTTAGTGtatagtaaagaagaagaaagaaagaaagaaaaaaaaaaaaaaagagagagagagagagaatctttttaTTACAAGATGTGGTAACAACAATCATTCTGCAGTGTAGAGTTGTCTTTCAATACAAACTGACTGTTGTCCAATACATTATATTCTACAAGAAGATACTaccctgctttccttcctgcaTGCCGTGATGAATGAATACATCATGGATCCTTTCATATGACAgatttttattataataatttGTAAGTACCATGAAAATATCAATATAGAATAGCTGATATTGATGTTAGcaatataagagagaaagagagagagagagagagagaagtttcctTTCAAACGTCTAAGCAATCCTGCATCATTATTTAATGGAACTAGTATTTTCACTGaccttccctcctcatccttcccctaTATCcctattcctttccctcccctcctcacccATTCACTTTTCCAtctcccccttttcccctttgcCTACAAACAGGGGACGGAGTCTGTGCTGCTCACAGAGAGGCGTGGATGTTGATAGAGCCTAAAGGCCCACACCTGGAAAGTGCAAACAATCGCAAACCAGCCGCCCACTGCTcctttgatgatgataataataatgatatgataataataataataataataataataataataataattataataataacaataatgataataataataataataatgataataataataataataataactgataatactaacaataataacaataataataataataataataataataataataataataataataacaataataaaaacaataagtgatgataataataataataataataacaacaacaataattcttataataattataataataataataataatagtagcaataatgctaataataataataatattattattattatttttattattattattattattattattattattattattattaattataataacaacaacaacaacaataaaaaagtaataataataatagtaataaagaataaataataataataataataataataataataataatattattattattattttttattattatcaattataataataataacaacaacaacaaaacaaattataataataataacaataataataatgataataatgataataataataataatattattattatttttattattattattattactactattattattattattattattattattattattattattattaattacaataataacaattattgttattattattattattatcattattattatttttattattattatttttattgttatcaattataataataataacaacaacaacaaaactaattataataataataacaataataataatgataataatgataatgataataataataataataatatttttttttattattattattattattattattatgtgtgtgtgtgtgtgtattgtgtataataataataataataataataataataataataataataataataataataataataataataataataataataataataataataataataataataacgacgacgacgacaacaacaacaacaacaataacaacaataatcattGCTATAATCAAAACTAAGCCGACAATAACAGCGTAGTGTTTGACAGAAGCGTAAAGCAGCAGAAGTGAATATTTATGTAGGATTGTGGTTATTTTTGCGCCTCACGTCCAAAGCCAATTATCTTTGGCGGTGAGACATTGCAGGGAAACCAAGAGTTGTCACCCCGCGCTGTGCAATGCCTCCCCGCGCAGCCTGCCACGCCCACCAGCCTGCTCGCGCCTCCTACCGCCctgatatttattattttttatttacctatctggtttcttatccatcttttttttatatttagcatGGAAAAGAtagcagacagaaaaaaaaaaaaaactgcagaacAAACTTATTTcattgcgacacacacacacacacacacacacacacactgtcatgtCCTTTTCAGTACgtacatacaaaacaaaaacaaaatggcaCTGTCACATACACCTCTACACATATTTAATGTATTTCGCTCATGTCTCTGACTCGTGTcgtatttgcttttcttttttccgatTTTCGTTTCCGTCACAAAGTTTATCTTGTGCATTGTcttacctttcattttttttttcctttttaacaacAGTAATATATCCATGCAATTTCATAATTCGGCGTCACGTGACCTATTTGTCGCGGCGCCACATAAGGAATTCTTTTAATCACTATAGTCACTGGCAACTAAAACATCGGCAGTAAGTTATTATCTTCTATGCAAGCCTTCTTACCCTCTTCTGCGCCATCTGCCCACGACTTGAACTCGACCATTTAAAAGAgaaatttcaaaacatttatcccattaTTTTGGCCAACTCTCTTGATCTAGCTTGTTCGAGGACTAGCATCTCAGTAGGCCTTTTTGTTTGAtagttttttgttgtctttggccagttttcccctcttacataaaaaacaacaacaacaacaacaacaactggcaACAGTCCTCTGTCACTACAATCTAACATTCTCCTCCGGACCCatgaattattttttcttccttatctcctcgtCCGTTCTTTCCAAGAACATAGCCTACAGTCTGTACTGTCTATCAAACTACACATGTTTGTATATCATCCCTCACCCCTGCCATACGTTATTAGTGCAAGTAGTAACTCTAAAATATGAAATTCACAAATGAATTTTTACAACTTAATTGAAATTCGCTTTTATTGTCTACATCTTCCACCTACTTGCCAAACCAGTCATCACatacattttcattttactcttAAACCATGCAttatatgaatatatgtctgtatatgcgcagagagagagagagagagagagagagagagagagagagagagaaagggggagggggtaGTCCTGGCAGTGTTTAAGGCGTAACTCAATGGTGGCGAGGGAAACGGTGCTCTTAACCTTACTCTAGAACTTAAAATCAACCGAACTCACAATAATATTATAGTCATGTATCTTTGCCAGACGTCCCCAAGACATTGCCCCATGCCAAACTATCGTACGAAACCACAAAGGTTGGTTGATTAGACTTCTTTGtctacattgaaaaaaaaaaaagaataaataaataaaataaataaataaataaaaaatagataaaaaaaaacatattacacacacatttcttccaTACCCATCCATGATccatcgccacacacacacacgcacacacacacacacacacacacactgttgttaCGTGAATGGCTGttgatgggaaaaaagaaaaaaaaacgaaagaaaaataggaaaaggaaaatatgccaATATTTACATGATGACTTACCAATTCTATATAAACGAATTCAAAAGCGACACAAGGAAACATCAAGTAAGAAATTTTTGGAAGTTTAAAGAAGCTCGTCTTGACTATGCATAAGGGAACCACAGTTTACAGATACCTGGCAAGAAGAAAAACCGCAGAAGTAATTACCAACAACGTATTATCATTTCAAGACACTGGAAATCAATACAATCAATACAGTCTACATAATGGAGGGCTCAAATGTAAAATTAATGAACTGATTTAATACAAACCTATCTAACGTATAACGCGAATGAGAATGTTGTGTAATTTCCATATCATCTCACCACCAAGGAGCCTCTGGTCACCAGCAACTTTATTCGTATACTCAAGAACATAACACCATACTAATGAATATCAAATAAAGAGCTTATCTTCATCAGTGAGAAAATGGTTAAGCTCGAGTGTTACGTAATCATTGaatactatgagagagagagagagagagagagagagagagagagagagagagagagagagagagacgctcaaGATTGTAATAAAGTAAGCTTTTTAAATGAGGAATCCTAACTTCAGTCTTATATTTTTACTCTAGTGGCAAGTGtgctaaaaaaaaggaaaaaaagttatcggaggtgaaaataataataagacggTGTCTTAAAAATTTAGTGTTTAACCGtatcaaggaaaaaatgaaaggagtatTCAATATTTCTTAAAAATAAAGTAGTTTAAAGTACTAAAGATAATGCGAGGCAAAGACAAGTCTGCATGTGTTTTCTGCACATAAATTTTCGCTATGTTGAAGTCTACAAGCTACTTTGCAATAAAAACCTCCTTTGTCCAGGGAAAAATATTCGGGGCTAAAGCCACGAATGGTCAGCCCTTACTACGACACTTGGAAAGACAGACATGTGTGTTTACAGGACCTTGGTGAATACTACTGTGGAAAGACGGCTCGTACGACactgcaacgtgtgtgtgtgtgtgtgtgtgtgtgtttgtaaaaagTAAAACTTTGGAACGCTTTACTGTGGGCTTAAACGTTTAGATTGGCGCACGGGAGGTTGGTGAAAGGTGTAGGCTGTAGGGAATGATCTATATTGTAGAGGGAAAACACAGGAAACAGTTACAAAGGGGAATTCCTCGTGAGAGAAGAGTTTCGGAAGGAGTATCACATCAGTGAAACTTGATTTGATTATGTAATTCTTTCAAATCAAATATGCACAAAGAGTCTTATTCTGCACATGGTTGTCTTTGATGATGTTTCTGAGACCATGGAATAAATTGCCAGGGGCGCCAAAAGAACTTCAGGCTGTAAGAGCCTGGCCTGGAAATTTCATGTTCAGTAATGAAAAATGTCATGCATGTAATGAacgcgagagaaagagagagagagagagagagagagagagagagagagagagagagagagagtatgtaggtaggtaggtaggtaggtaggtaggtaggtaggtaggtaggtaggtaggtaggtaggtagatagatagatagatagatagatagatagatagatagatagatagatagatagatagataaagaacagCAATACATACTTAACATAGGCGCCTGAAGTGGCGACTACTACTGTATTGGTCCACATCACAGCATGGCCATGGTAAggtaggaagagagatgaagctTTCCTGCACCTCCCTCCAGAAATACTACTTACCTGAACCACGTGAAGGCGTCTCTGTTTATCGCGGCCTGACATCCTGGTGAGTTAGAGCGATGCTGGGTGCCGTGATCGCTTCGTCCGGCACCTTCACGCCATTAATCTAGTGTGGAGAAGAGATAggaacataaataaaacaaaacaagataacGAAGAAAAGTGCCAGATAcatatatagtatttttttcctatcaacCTGAAACCAACACTAATAAGAAAACTGATGAAACCAAGTGATAAAGCGGTCGTGTTTCTTTCTTGTGCCACACATTGAAACTGTGGAAGACAAGACGACACCACGCCAATTTACGGCGCCACACGACCCTCAGCACACGTGGCTTCTGGCCTATCAACAGGTACACACACTCCTCTCGGCATACGCCCCTGCTGCAGCACAAATAGCCCGCCAAGAATTAACTCCAGACGAATGGACACCCGTGCAACTCTGGCATGAcccccaccatctctctctctctctctctctctcttggatctAAAAGCGTCTGGTGTTGCTCCAAGATGTTCAGCCTCAGCAGCTCCACGCCCCTTTGCTTGGGGTTGGGCTGAGAGAAGACTATTGAGCTTATAATTTCTCTCGCCGTTTCCTTCTGCGGAAAAGCTGCGGCAACCTATAGGTAGCATACAGGAGGCACGTATGTACGATCAGGGACGATGTAAATCACGTCAGTTTGATCTTCATTCCATTAGAAACTACTttaaactctttcttcttttctagtggatgaaaatgaaaaatattttacttccttcattttctttttttgtgcacTGGGTCAGTCTGCATATAATGTAAGAAAAAGTTTAgtctgcttttatttttctatattcttttctaagaggaagaggaaaaaaaaagcttagtcTGTTCTAATTCTTGAAATGATCAAAGaagaagggagtgaggaagggaggccaTCCGGAAGGAAAGCTCACAGTGGAAAGACATGAGTAACTTGAAAAGAGGTTTAAAATGGCTATAAAGttataatcgtgtgtgtgtgtgtgtgtgtgtgtgtgtgtgtgtgtgtgtgtgtgtgtgtgtgtgtgtgtgtgtgtgtgtgtgtgtgtgtgtgtgtgtgtatgtgtgatggagggagggagagaggagaacatGTAACAATAAGAATGCAGTAAGTTCACCGCCAACCCATAcaactaataaaataattttcTCCATTGCTTTACATCATGAATATTGTATAACAGGGAGAGGCTATCAGGGTGTTAAATAGGTACGTGCACTTCCCTACACTACAACGCACATATGCTACTGTGATGTATCGAGTAACAGCTGGGGTGTTGATCTAGGTCACTCACTTGACAGATGAATCAGGGTTGTTACCAGCACGTGTCAGTTTCACAGGTGAGACTTGCAAGAACTGTCTGACAGGTAATATACTGGTTCTAATGGCATACTGCGCACCTTTTTGCTCCTGGCACGTATTCAAATGCcctttaaaaaaataatgagtgaaagaatTCATAAGCAATTTCCTGGACCTTACTCAGAGTTGGCAGGAGGCGCGGGGCCTAAAATATACCCGGGAAGTGGCGAGGTTtgagggtggtgggtggtgcgcGCATCCCAGTATAAAGAcacacccttcctctctttccttagtCGACGGCTTGCTATCGTGGTGACGGACGTCGCTCAGTGACCCGGTGAATTTAGATCAGACACCGCAATGTCTTCAGTCCAGAAGAAGACCACCACTAAAACCACTAAAACTGTGACCACCAAGAAAACGGAACATGTGCAATCGTCCTCGGTGGACCAGTCTGCCGATGTGCAAGGCGCCATCGCACAAAAAGCCAACACCCTCTCAATTGTCAAGAAAGGTCAGTTTTTAAATGACGCGTACTTTGAGGACACCCGCCAAGACTTCCAGGACGCCATTCAAGATGTGCTAACAAAGTGGGGCGACAAGTCAAAGCCGACCAATGATATTAACAGTTACAGGGACCTCAGAACTCGGGACCTTCGTGATGAAAATCAGGCCATAAAATCATCCGAGGACCAGCGTTACCATAAGGTGAATAACCCTGGCCCGTGCGCACTGCTATACAGGCTTCATGCATTACCAACGGAAAAGGTTACGTATGTGAATTGTACAATGATAATTTTCCCAttccatctatttattattagaTCGTAGTGGACGTTCAGGACTTCATCAATGGAGGGGACGTGAGCGTGAAGACCCTCGATGAAGTGGAGATAGTGGTGGAGGGACGCGTCCAAAAGAAAGTAGGCAATACTACCTCCACTAAGAGCTTCAAGCGGACCTTCATTCTCCCCGACATTGTGCCCGAGTCCATCACTTCTGTGGTGTCTTCCGACGGTGTGCTTATCATCAAGGCTCTCAAAAAGGTTGGTTTCCTAACTGCTGTGTTTGGGACACTGGCTTGTCAGTACATCAATACACGTACATGATAATAACCTGAACAAGTTTAAACAGATGACCTAACCTTCCTTCATCCGGAGACATAAATGCTACCACTCAGTTCCATACatgtattgttattatgatcattatgatcattactattattaccagtattattattattattatgaggcgGGCGATGTTTATGGTCTTGTCATACCACAGGAATCAGAACAGGACGTGAGTGAGTCCGTCACTGTCCAGAAAAAAGTTGTGACGAAGCAACAGACTTCCACCTCCACTGTCGCGACAAGCGGCCAGCAGGATGTCAAGCAGATCGCTATCAATGTGCAGGAGACTCACCCCACTGTGACCAGTCCTCAGCctgaacagcagcaacagacgGTAACCGTGACCAAACAGGTTACGTCTACCACCAGCGACAAGGGCAGCAAGCCACTGCCGATCACAAAGAAGGGCGGCTTCTTTGAAGACACCTTCTTCGAGGATTGCCGCAAGCACTACCAGACGGCGGTGAAGCAAGTGTTGCAGAAGTTCAACGTGACTTCCGCTGGCACTGATGACATCACAACATACCGCAACTTGCGCCAGAAGGACCTTAGGGAGGAGAACCAAGTCGCGACCGTTGATGATGAGGAACAATTCCAAAAGGTCAGTATTCATGATGCTTCCACCACTTAAATACGCACGTAATTCCGTTATTACTttacttgctgctgctgctactggtgctaCTATTGTTATTCCTGCAGTCAATTACGTCTATTCTTGCTGTCTGTTCGTGCGGGGAATGATCATGAGACGAATCTAATAGAGACTTGTTAGAAAAGGGACaattttcactatcattatcattaccaagaGGTTAAGAACAGCAGAGATCCCACATACTTGGCGACCAAACTTGCCAAGATATTAAAGAAAGGCGTTCATGGTGAGGAATCAGTTGTAGTTGCCTCCTTCCATGTCTTAGAGATGTaggcttcaatttttttttcaatgaaaaTCTCAACCTATCTTGGAGTAAAGTTCACGACTTGTCTTTAGAACACTTCACATGACAAGTCTCGCATGCAAATCGGTATAATTTAAAAAAGAGACACCAAAAATGAAATGTTCATAcctatttatacatatatatatatgaaataaataaatacggaGAATATTGCACGTTAGAAATCAGTTTAATTCTAATACCGTGGCCATAACCTGTCTCATGGAATACTCTTTAAAGAACTCAAAGATACATCTAGAAAACGTTTCTTTCCAGATCATTGTGGACGTCAAAGATTTTATGAACGGCGGCGAAGTGACCGTGAAGACCGTGGATGACAGGGAGGTGGTCATCGAGGGTCGCGTCGAGAAGAAGGAGGGTAACAAGACTACCATCAAAAGCTTCTGCAAACGCTTCGTCCTGCCAGAAGACATCCTTGTAGAGTCCGTGACGTCTGTTGCATCATCTGATGGAGTGCTCACCATCACAGCGCCAAGGAAGgtaaggccagagagagagagagagagagagagagagagagagagagagagagagagagagagagagagagagagagagagagagagagagagagagagagagagagagagagagagagagagagtgggggggtggaggagaaacagagagagtgTTTCCATCTATTAACGTAAACTTGGTTTCAGCCTTCAGAAGGTAAAGACGTGAGCGATTCCGTCACTGTCCAGAAAACAGTTGTGACGAAGCAACAGACTTCCACCTCCACTGTCGCGACAAGCGGCCAGCAGGATGTCAAGCAGATCGCTATCAATGTGCAGGAGACTCACCCCACTGTGACCAGTCCTCAGCctgaacagcagcaacagacgGTAACCGTGACCAAACAGGTTACGTCTACCACCAGCGACAAGGGCAGCAAGCCACTGCCGATCACAAAGAAGGGCGGCTTCTTTGAAGACACCTTCTTCGAGGATTGCCGCAAGCACTACCAGACTGCGGTGAAGCAAGTGTTGCAGAAGTTCAACGTGACTTCCACTGGCACTGATGACATCACAACATACCGCAACTTGCGCCAGAAGGACCTTAGGGAGGAGAACCAAGTCGCGACCGTTGATGAAAGCACCGATGTTCACAAAGtaagtgacttttttttattaaatttatcAATAAGATCTTTTGCATGACTGGAATGAAAGCTTATTTCCATCACAACGCTTATTCCAGATCATTGTGGATGTGAAAGACTTTACGGACGGTGGCGAGGTGACTGTGAAGACCGTGGACGAGAGGGAGATAGTTATCGAGGGTCGCATcgagaagaaggaaggcaacAAGACCACCATCAAACGCTTCTGCAAACGCTTTATCTTGCCTGAGGACATCCTTGTGGAATCCGTGACGTCTGTGGTATCTTCTGATGGAGTGCTCACCATCACAGCAAGGAAGAAGGTGGACTTGCAAGCCCTGTATATACTCACAATGAGATTATAGTCATACAGATGTGTTTTCTAACAGTGACTAACAAGCCATTATTCACtataattcatttatttgttatttgttgttgtgatgatgataatgatgatgacgatgactatgatgatgatgatgataataataataataatagtaataataataataatgaaaataatgataataacaacaacaactataataataatgataataataataataatgataataatgataacaataacaataataatagtaacttattattattaatattattattattattattattattattattattattattattattattattaatattattactattattattactattattgttataattattattattgttattattattattattattattattattattattattattattattgttattattattattattattattattattattattattattattattattattattattattattattattattattattattattattattattattattattattattattattattattattattattattattattattattattattattattattattattattattattattattattattattattattattatataataataataataataataataattattattattattattattattattattattattattatcattatccttacTATTATAATAATTGTCATCATAACCATTTTGTAAATGCTGTCAAAAGTAAAAGCATGTCATTGTTACAGGTTGTTGACAGTGGAGCTGAGACGACACAAGTCATTCAGAAAAAGATTACTTCAACAGTACAAACCCAACAAGTGACGGACAAATCCTCAGAGgtgcaagagaaaaaagacactcAGCAGACTAAAGTCACAAAAATCAAGAAGACCAAAGTCGTcaccattacctccaccacTGTTCCCTTCTTTAATGACCCGACTTACATTGAGGATGTCAAGGACTTCCAAgaggccatcaccaccatcatcaagaaGATGAACTTAACAATCAAAGACACTGATACTTTCACTGCTTACAGAAACCGTCGCAAGATCAACCCTAGAAATGAAAATCAGGCCATTTCCGAAAAAGAAACCGACACCGTGAAAAAGGTGCGTCAAGTGATACTATACCGTTCCTGTGTGAGAAATCATTCATTCTGCAGGCTTTCACTTAGGTGTATTTGTTTTCTTGACGTTCCATGACACATTCTAAACCTTTCCATTATACAGCACGGCAACACGCACATGACTCTAACCTAGCATAGGACAGTTCTGTACAAAGATATCACCACTCATTAGAAAGTTTTTACAGGGTACAGATACAACACTCTTAGCATcttaaaacgtgtgtgtgtgtgtgtgtgtgtgtgtgtgtgtgtgtgtgtgtccatcccgTTCGGGATTTACGGGGCATGGTTCTAGCAGTCACCTGATGATCATATATGCCAATTAGAGAATGACGAATCATTTTATGATTTTATGTACATAAAATCAAACTCTCAAAATTGAACTTAAAGCATATAAACAATTCCAGATTATCATGGACGTATGTGACTTCATCGGCGGTGTGACAGTGAAGGTGGACGAACAGATACTGACAGTGGAAGGGAAAGGCAATAGACACACAGAGGGTGGTGGCGTCCAGACCTTCAGCTTCAACCGCCAGTTCATTCTGCCTGATGATGTGAATCCTGACGACATCACAGCCGTCATGACTCCTGAGGGAAtccttatcatcaccatcatcacgaaGCAAGCTGTCACCTCATCGATGgtcacaaagaaagaaactcacgtcaagaaggaaataacagaagtgaaggaagaacctAAGAAAGTCCCTACTGAGGACGTCACTCAGAAaacaaccacaactactacgAAGACCACCAGGACCGTCACCATTACTACCAAAGGTCCATTCTTCAACGACCCGACCTTCGTGGAGGACGTCAAGGACTTCCAGGAGGCCATCACCACAATTATCAAGAAGCTGAATTTGACTGTCACCGAGGATATTTTCACTGTCTACAGGAACTACCGCAAGAACAACCCAAAAATTGAAAATCAAGCCGTCTCGCAAAAAGACACAGACACCATTAAGAAGGTAAGACATTTTGCTAATCTACGGAACAGGAAGTATTATTCTGTAGAGGCGTTGACGTtaaaaagagatggaacagTTGCTACTTTGAAAATTAATAGACCTTCAATGCGCATAATGCATTGTATCTTCTATAAGATTAAAGATATCTGAAACTAAGTAAGCATTTCGTTTCTAAGAAAAAGTGCAAGAGAGCGGGTTTGAAGATTATATGAATCTAGTTGCCGATATAGTTTATCACCATATTTACTTTTGTGTTCATTCTTAAAGCATTCGCAGAATCTCACAAAATTATAAA
The sequence above is drawn from the Portunus trituberculatus isolate SZX2019 chromosome 41, ASM1759143v1, whole genome shotgun sequence genome and encodes:
- the LOC123516543 gene encoding titin-like isoform X36 — protein: MSSVQKKTTTKTTKTVTTKKTEHVQSSSVDQSADVQGAIAQKANTLSIVKKGQFLNDAYFEDTRQDFQDAIQDVLTKWGDKSKPTNDINSYRDLRTRDLRDENQAIKSSEDQRYHKIVVDVQDFINGGDVSVKTLDEVEIVVEGRVQKKVGNTTSTKSFKRTFILPDIVPESITSVVSSDGVLIIKALKKESEQDVSESVTVQKKVVTKQQTSTSTVATSGQQDVKQIAINVQETHPTVTSPQPEQQQQTVTVTKQVTSTTSDKGSKPLPITKKGGFFEDTFFEDCRKHYQTAVKQVLQKFNVTSAGTDDITTYRNLRQKDLREENQVATVDDEEQFQKIIVDVKDFMNGGEVTVKTVDDREVVIEGRVEKKEGNKTTIKSFCKRFVLPEDILVESVTSVASSDGVLTITAPRKPSEGKDVSDSVTVQKTVVTKQQTSTSTVATSGQQDVKQIAINVQETHPTVTSPQPEQQQQTVTVTKQVTSTTSDKGSKPLPITKKGGFFEDTFFEDCRKHYQTAVKQVLQKFNVTSTGTDDITTYRNLRQKDLREENQVATVDESTDVHKIIVDVKDFTDGGEVTVKTVDEREIVIEGRIEKKEGNKTTIKRFCKRFILPEDILVESVTSVVSSDGVLTITARKKVVDSGAETTQVIQKKITSTVQTQQVTDKSSEVQEKKDTQQTKVTKIKKTKVVTITSTTVPFFNDPTYIEDVKDFQEAITTIIKKMNLTIKDTDTFTAYRNRRKINPRNENQAISEKETDTVKKIIMDVCDFIGGVTVKVDEQILTVEGKGNRHTEGGGVQTFSFNRQFILPDDVNPDDITAVMTPEGILIITIITKQAVTSSMVTKKETHVKKEITEVKEEPKKVPTEDVTQKTTTTTTKTTRTVTITTKGPFFNDPTFVEDVKDFQEAITTIIKKLNLTVTEDIFTVYRNYRKNNPKIENQAVSQKDTDTIKKIVIDVCDFVGNVTVKVVDRELVIEGEGKRPTETGTTQTFKFNRRFSLPDDVTPDDITAVMSSEGVLVITIIRKIKVTQVKDTTETKKTTTSTTKTTRTVTITTTKTTFFNEPTFVEDVKDFQEAIMTIIKKLNLTVTETDVFTAYRNKRMINPRNENQAISEKETDTIKKIIMDVCDFIGCVTVKVDEQILTVEGKGNRHTEGGGVQTFSFNRQFILPDDVNPDDVTAVMTTEGILIITIIKRKTVTSSVVTKEQTQIKKEITEVEAKKTPTPEQPKKVPVEEPKKTPEEPKKAPEAPKAPEEPKKAPEAPKAPEEPKKAPEAPKAPEEPKKAPEAPKAPEEPKKAPEAPKAPEEPKKAPEAPKAPEEPKKAPEAPKAPEEPKKAPEEPKKAPEAPKAPEAPKAPEEPKKAPEAPKAPEEPKKAPEAPKASEEAKKAPEAPKAPEAPKAPEAPKAPEEAKKVPEAPKAPEEPKEDVSKKTTTKTTTKTTRTVTITTKGSFFKDSTFVEDVKDFQEAITTIVKKLNLTVTEDVFTVYRNYRKNNPKNENQAVSQKDTDTTKKIVIDVCDFLENVTVKIVEHELVIEGEGKRPTETGAIQTFKFNRRFSLPEDVTPDDVTAVISSEGILIITIIRRIKITQTKKDTTDVQQKETKKVATTEEDVTKKTTTTTTKITKTVTITTKGPFFNDPSFVEDVKDFQEAITTIIKTLKLTATEGCFHRLQELPQEQPKERKPSCLTERYGHHQEDRD